In Oncorhynchus nerka isolate Pitt River linkage group LG21, Oner_Uvic_2.0, whole genome shotgun sequence, the following are encoded in one genomic region:
- the LOC115103582 gene encoding extracellular serine/threonine protein kinase FAM20C-like, which yields MKMYYKCIFALSHLLRIQREREGKRESHNFLAHCEKTNMARQGVGRLSHSVCLVLTCLSLALHLILALFCLSVLQTSCVIPPPSSCSSSLSFPGTVPHGKQGRSHSLSSQSSSHKLPVSRMNGDYTKMAAHIDHKVEASFNIVNEKEKDKKLIQTKMATKVSQRISSRFKLEALFSHPLYNLPRKHLLEDDWLLKLKPKNKGGDSEEEDEEEDSDKSSEDSEWQSDSEEDGYDQANWTRSADTHPAWLRYHLGISRWELYDRNDPSVAEVTQQMATQRILSAVQKSGGTQLKLIMSFPNYGQALLKPMRQERDAETDFNLFYFSDFERHNAEIAAFHLDRVLGFCRIPPVVGRLINITTEIRAITTDHKLSRTFFTSPVGNLCFHGQCEYYCSTENPVCGRPQVLEVSLASMLPDLSLAPRRSWRSPWRRSYSRTKLAPWEKNPDYCDTVKQTPPYNQGTRLVDLIDMVILDFLMSNMDRHHYETFEKFGNDTFLLHLDNGRAFGRHSVDEPSILVPLRQCCRIRRSTLMRLRLLSLPGFRLSDVMRESLSQDPLESVAPLLSVQHLSVLDRRLKTILQAVHTCLEHHDDVIHDDLQGYDVNLYRH from the exons ATGAAAATGTACTACAAGTGTATTTTTGCCCTGTCACATTTATTgaggatccagagagagagagaggggaagagagagtctcACAACTTCTTGGCACATTGTGAAAAAACAAA CATGGCGAGGCAGGGCGTGGGTCGTCTCTCTCATTCCGTCTGTTTGGTATTGACATGTCTGTCCCTGGCTCTCCACCTCATCCTGGCCCTCTTCTGTCTATCCGTCCTCCAAACATCCTGCgttatcccccccccctcctcctgttcctcctctttgTCTTTTCCTGGAACTGTTCCCCATGGAAAACAGGGGAGATCTCACTCCCTTTCCTCACAAAGCAGCTCACACAAATTACCAGTAAGTCGCATGAATGGAGACTATACCAAAATGGCCGCCCACATAGACCACAAGGTGGAGGCCTCATTCAACATTGTCAATGAGAAGGAGAAGGACAAAAAGCTGATTCAAACCAAAATGGCCACCAAAGTGAGCCAACGGATCAGCAGTCGCTTCAAGCTGGAGGCCCTCTTCAGCCACCCGCTGTACAACCTGCCACGCAAACATCTGCTGGAAGACGATTGGCTGCTGAAGTTGAAGCCAAAGAACAAGGGAGGGGACagtgaggaggaagatgaggaggaggacagtGACAAAAGCAGTGAAGatagtgagtg GCAGAGTGACAGCGAGGAGGATGGCTATGACCAGGCTAATTGGACTAGAAGTGCGGACACCCACCCTGCCTGGCTGAGGTACCACCTTGGGATCTCTCGCTGGGAGCTGTATGACAGGAATGACCCTAGCGTTGCCGAGGTGACTCAACAGATGGCCACACAACGCATCCTCAGCGCAG TGCAGAAGAGTGGGGGTACCCAGCTCAAGCTGATCATGTCATTCCCCAACTACGGTCAGGCCCTCCTCAAACCCATGAG gcaggagagagatgcagagacagacttCAACCTGTTCTACTTCTCTGACTTTGAGAGACACAATGCAGAGATTGCTGCCTTCCACCTAGACAG gGTGCTAGGTTTCTGTAGAATCCCTCCAGTGGTAGGTAGACTCATCAACATAACCACAGAGATCAGAGCTATCACCACAGACCACAAACTATCCAGAACCTTCTTCACCTCTCCTG TGGGTAATTTGTGTTTCCACGGCCAGTGTGAATACTACTGCTCCACAGAGAACCCAGTGTGTGGTCGACCCCAGGTCTTGGAGGTGTCCCTGGCCTCCATGCTGCCTGACCTTTCCCTGGCCCCCAGGCGCTCCTGGAGGTCCCCTTGGAGGCGCTCCTACAGCCGCACCAAACTGGCACC ATGGGAGAAGAACCCAGATTACTGTGACACGGTGAAACAGACTCCTCCATACAACCAAGGCACCAGACTAGTGGATCTAATTGACATGGTCATTCTGGACTTCCTCATGA GTAATATGGACAGACATCACTACGAGACTTTTGAGAAGTTTGGGAATGACACTTTCCTGCTGCACCTAGACAACGGGAGGGC GTTTGGGCGTCATTCTGTGGATGAACCCTCCATATTGGTGCCCTTACGACAGTGTTGCAG GATCCGTCGCTCAACTCTCATGCGTCTGCGTCTCCTGTCCCTCCCGGGCTTCCGTCTGAGTGATGTCATGAGGGAGTCTCTGTCCCAGGATCCCCTGGAGAGTgtggcccccctcctctctgtacAACACCTCTCCGTGCTGGACCGTCGTCTGAAAACCATCCTGCAGGCTGTACACACCTGTCTGGAGCACCATGATGACGTTATCCATGATGACCTACAGGGATATGATGTTAACTTATACCGGCACTAG
- the LOC115103583 gene encoding dynein axonemal light chain 4-like, which yields MAETTESKKEEADYKRLHSFPLIRHTDMPEEMRVETMELCVTACEKFATNNENAAKMIKESMDKKFGSSWHVVIGEGFGFEVTHEVKNLLYMFFGGSLAVCVWKCA from the exons ATGGCAGAGACAACAGAGAGCAAGAAGGAGGAGGCCGATTACAAGAGGCTCCACAGCTTCCCACTCATCAGG CACACAGACATGCCAGAGGAGATGAGAGTGGAAACGATGGAACTGTGTGTCACAGCCTGTGAGAAGTTTGCCACCAATAATGag AATGCGGCGAAGATGATCAAAGAGTCTATGGATAAAAAGTTTGGCAGCTCGTGGCACGTGGTGATTGGTGAGGGCTTTGGCTTCGAGGTGACACACGAGGTCAAGAACCTGCTCTACATGTTCTTTGGAGGCAGCCTggccgtgtgtgtgtggaagtgtgcttag